A region from the Arthrobacter roseus genome encodes:
- a CDS encoding TetR/AcrR family transcriptional regulator, translating to MATKREATRELLITTALRLFREQGYSKTTMRGIAADAGVSTGNAYYYFESKDDLVHELYKSIQDEHRSRALPQLRDGVNLGEQLRVILQTGVDVMGPYHDFGANFLQVAIRPSSTVSPFGDEAAVARGKSIALFKQAVTVSRPQPPHAIREDMPELLWLGYMAVTLFWVYDRSPNQRRTRTLIDNAAPLVARLVILSRLPVVRRIVEDVVNLIRSAKP from the coding sequence TTGGCAACCAAGCGCGAAGCCACCCGCGAGCTGCTCATCACTACAGCACTGCGTCTTTTCCGCGAGCAGGGCTATAGCAAAACCACCATGCGCGGCATCGCAGCGGACGCCGGGGTTTCCACCGGGAACGCGTACTACTACTTTGAGTCGAAGGACGATCTGGTCCACGAGCTCTACAAATCGATCCAGGATGAGCACCGATCTCGCGCTCTTCCGCAACTGCGCGACGGCGTAAATCTGGGCGAGCAACTGCGGGTCATTTTGCAGACCGGCGTGGACGTCATGGGGCCGTACCACGACTTCGGTGCCAACTTTCTGCAGGTAGCCATCAGGCCGTCGTCGACCGTTAGCCCCTTCGGTGACGAAGCAGCGGTGGCTCGCGGAAAGTCGATTGCCCTGTTCAAGCAAGCCGTCACCGTGTCCCGCCCGCAGCCGCCGCATGCGATTCGGGAGGATATGCCGGAGCTGTTGTGGCTGGGCTACATGGCTGTCACCCTGTTCTGGGTGTATGACCGCTCGCCCAACCAACGCCGCACCAGGACCTTGATCGATAACGCCGCACCGTTGGTTGCCCGGCTCGTCATCCTGTCGCGCCTGCCTGTTGTGCGAAGAATCGTTGAAGATGTTGTCAATCTGATCAGGAGCGCAAAGCCATGA
- a CDS encoding queuosine precursor transporter has protein sequence MTDTQALKPSARFASIGSPYFGIMLAALAVVLILSNIGASKGVVIGPFITDGGFFLFPLAYILGDVISEVYGFRVARKAIITTFLLSVFASLCYWIIIALPGFDDDFSTAKQSALELALGPVPLIVLASLLGFVVGQTLNSLVLVRMKERFGEGRLWARLMGSTGVGEFADTLIFCSIAAPVIGITDFPTFTNYVLVGFVYKTLVEFAFVPVTSMAIGWVKRREPSYGVAPF, from the coding sequence ATGACAGATACCCAGGCCCTGAAACCCAGTGCCCGCTTTGCCTCCATCGGCAGCCCCTACTTCGGCATCATGCTTGCTGCACTCGCCGTCGTTCTGATCCTCTCAAATATTGGTGCGTCCAAAGGCGTCGTTATTGGGCCGTTCATCACTGATGGCGGGTTTTTCCTCTTCCCGCTCGCGTACATCCTCGGAGATGTCATCAGTGAGGTGTACGGATTCCGGGTAGCCCGCAAAGCGATCATCACCACCTTTCTCCTGTCCGTCTTCGCGTCCCTGTGCTACTGGATCATCATCGCCCTGCCCGGATTCGACGACGACTTCAGCACCGCAAAACAGTCAGCCCTCGAGCTCGCGCTCGGTCCTGTGCCGCTGATTGTGCTAGCCAGCCTGCTCGGATTTGTTGTTGGCCAAACGCTGAACTCGTTGGTCCTGGTCCGCATGAAGGAACGCTTCGGCGAGGGACGGCTGTGGGCCCGGCTGATGGGCTCCACCGGGGTCGGCGAGTTCGCGGACACCCTCATCTTCTGTTCCATCGCGGCCCCGGTCATCGGCATCACGGACTTCCCCACCTTCACGAATTACGTCCTCGTCGGGTTCGTCTACAAGACCCTCGTCGAGTTCGCCTTCGTGCCCGTCACGTCCATGGCCATCGGGTGGGTCAAGCGGCGCGAGCCCAGCTACGGCGTCGCACCCTTCTAA
- the tgt gene encoding tRNA guanosine(34) transglycosylase Tgt, with amino-acid sequence MHPQSQKPSFSFAVETRLRDSTSLPAADFQGRTGTITTPHGEIKTPAFIAVGTKATVKAVLPESMKELGAQALLANAYHLYLQPGADILDEAGGLGKFMNWDGPTFTDSGGFQVMSLGAGFKKVINMDAVTSGGADDDVAAGKERLAHVDDDGVWFKSHVNGDRHRFTPEISMQIQHQLGADIMFAFDELTTLMNSRGYQEQSLERTRLWAERCVTEHDLLTAARAHRPYQALFGVIQGAQYEDLRRKACQDLGAMDFDGFGIGGALEKENLGTIVRWCSEELPEDKPRHLLGISEPDDLFTAIENGADTFDCVSPTRVARTSAFYTPDGRWNLSNARFKRDFSPLMERCDCYACAHYSRAYIHHLFRAKEMVASTLVSIHNERFIVKLVDDARLAIEDGTFFDLKAEVLGRYYAPR; translated from the coding sequence GTGCATCCTCAATCGCAGAAACCCTCATTCTCATTCGCCGTCGAAACCCGCCTCCGGGACAGCACGTCGCTGCCTGCCGCTGACTTTCAGGGACGCACCGGGACAATCACCACCCCACACGGCGAGATCAAGACGCCCGCCTTCATCGCCGTCGGAACCAAAGCGACCGTCAAGGCGGTGCTCCCCGAATCCATGAAGGAGCTCGGTGCGCAAGCCCTGCTCGCCAATGCCTACCACCTGTACCTGCAGCCCGGCGCGGACATTCTCGACGAGGCCGGCGGCTTGGGAAAGTTCATGAACTGGGACGGTCCCACCTTCACCGATTCCGGTGGATTCCAGGTGATGAGCCTCGGCGCGGGGTTCAAGAAAGTCATCAACATGGACGCCGTGACCTCCGGTGGTGCGGACGACGACGTCGCCGCCGGCAAGGAACGGCTGGCACACGTTGACGACGACGGGGTGTGGTTCAAAAGCCACGTCAACGGTGATCGCCACCGGTTCACACCCGAGATCTCCATGCAGATCCAGCACCAGCTCGGGGCGGACATCATGTTCGCGTTCGACGAGCTGACCACGCTGATGAACTCACGCGGCTACCAGGAGCAGTCCCTGGAGCGGACGCGCCTGTGGGCAGAGCGGTGCGTGACTGAGCATGATCTGTTGACCGCGGCCCGGGCCCACCGTCCGTACCAAGCACTGTTCGGCGTCATCCAGGGGGCGCAGTATGAGGATCTGCGGCGGAAAGCCTGCCAAGACCTTGGCGCCATGGACTTTGACGGTTTTGGAATCGGCGGTGCCCTCGAGAAGGAGAACCTCGGCACCATTGTGCGCTGGTGCTCCGAAGAGCTGCCCGAGGACAAACCCCGGCACCTACTGGGCATCTCCGAACCAGACGACCTCTTCACCGCCATCGAGAACGGTGCGGACACGTTCGACTGCGTCTCCCCCACCCGTGTTGCCCGAACCTCCGCGTTCTACACCCCGGACGGCCGTTGGAACCTCTCCAACGCCCGGTTCAAACGCGACTTCAGCCCTCTGATGGAGCGCTGCGACTGCTACGCGTGCGCCCACTACAGCCGCGCGTACATCCACCACCTGTTCCGGGCCAAGGAAATGGTGGCCTCCACCCTCGTCTCGATCCACAACGAACGGTTCATTGTGAAACTCGTGGACGATGCACGGCTTGCGATCGAGGACGGCACCTTCTTTGACCTCAAGGCCGAGGTGCTGGGCCGCTACTACGCTCCGCGGTAG
- a CDS encoding SRPBCC domain-containing protein has translation MTDTPAPATSTEALTVHVNADAQQAWIMLREPAKLLQWHGWDSDSLKDEVDTIYFTNAVEDADHRSLTVDGGDTFQLHPEQGGISISVERANDDPTVTEGWVTFLQQLRFALERHPNSTRRTLYFSGASKDGRSIISTLGLDDVRAPGEDYSASLPTGIDITGKVWFRSANQLGLTVHAYAERGDGLLILGDLPGGESIAIASTYELGAKQLHDVWERWDEFRGVHYPDSEPIVTSTLE, from the coding sequence ATGACGGACACTCCAGCTCCCGCAACCAGCACCGAAGCGCTCACGGTCCATGTAAACGCGGATGCCCAGCAGGCTTGGATCATGCTCCGCGAGCCTGCGAAGCTGCTTCAGTGGCATGGCTGGGATTCGGACTCACTCAAAGACGAAGTCGACACCATCTACTTCACTAATGCTGTGGAAGACGCTGATCATCGGAGTCTGACAGTTGACGGCGGAGACACGTTCCAGCTGCACCCCGAACAGGGCGGCATCAGCATCAGTGTTGAACGCGCCAATGACGATCCCACCGTGACCGAAGGGTGGGTCACGTTCCTGCAGCAGCTGCGTTTCGCCCTCGAACGACACCCCAACTCAACCCGTCGCACCCTGTACTTCTCAGGCGCCTCCAAGGATGGTCGATCCATTATTTCCACGCTGGGGCTCGACGACGTTCGCGCCCCGGGCGAAGACTATTCGGCCAGCCTGCCCACCGGCATCGACATCACCGGCAAGGTGTGGTTCCGCAGCGCCAACCAGCTCGGACTAACCGTTCACGCCTACGCCGAGCGCGGCGATGGACTGCTGATCCTTGGGGATCTGCCCGGCGGGGAATCCATCGCGATTGCCTCCACCTACGAACTCGGCGCGAAGCAACTGCACGATGTGTGGGAACGCTGGGACGAGTTCCGTGGCGTGCACTACCCCGATTCGGAGCCGATTGTGACATCGACACTGGAGTAG
- a CDS encoding DUF6707 family protein: protein MAAETRPTRASAVSAGQRLLTPSGTAQHVREITVEQDDYGVPALVTATLDDGSTVRMAASSTVRVGVEADTAPATGPVDVIPAEDGTPEAVVAHAAAVHPESPAVQELAARLGKGLNIKSGSNLQDVRDLAHVLFVELLDTDNALMVTSLVTGQDFDGNFARWKWIESCLAMAAYITYENGDFTASEEFTTRLRTIDDVETDPLKAKVAATVRQRQLNEPHLYDREIQRASAAGDDVTEKEWRVLRLYTLMYLRTHGGSETLTPQEIDRRINNELIAIRGIRVD from the coding sequence ATGGCAGCCGAGACGCGTCCAACCCGGGCCAGTGCCGTCTCCGCTGGTCAACGCCTCCTCACCCCCAGTGGCACGGCGCAGCACGTCCGCGAGATCACCGTGGAACAAGACGACTACGGCGTTCCCGCACTGGTGACCGCCACGCTCGACGACGGCTCCACAGTGCGGATGGCAGCGTCGTCGACCGTTCGTGTCGGAGTGGAAGCGGACACCGCACCAGCCACAGGACCAGTGGATGTCATCCCGGCTGAGGACGGAACCCCGGAGGCCGTCGTCGCGCACGCCGCTGCAGTCCACCCGGAAAGCCCAGCGGTTCAGGAACTCGCGGCCAGGCTGGGCAAGGGACTGAACATAAAATCCGGCAGCAACCTGCAGGACGTGCGAGACCTCGCCCATGTGTTGTTCGTCGAGCTATTGGATACCGATAACGCGTTAATGGTCACCTCGCTCGTTACCGGCCAAGATTTTGACGGCAACTTTGCACGTTGGAAGTGGATTGAAAGCTGCCTAGCCATGGCGGCATACATCACCTACGAAAACGGCGACTTCACAGCATCCGAAGAGTTCACCACACGGCTGCGGACCATCGACGACGTCGAAACGGACCCGCTGAAAGCGAAGGTGGCCGCGACCGTCAGACAACGCCAGCTGAACGAACCGCACCTGTACGACCGCGAGATTCAACGCGCATCGGCTGCCGGCGACGACGTCACCGAGAAGGAATGGCGCGTCCTGCGGCTATACACCCTGATGTATTTGCGCACGCATGGCGGGTCAGAAACGCTGACCCCACAGGAGATCGACCGCCGCATCAATAATGAACTCATCGCGATCCGAGGCATCCGCGTTGACTAA
- a CDS encoding NUDIX hydrolase family protein translates to MNVRTPDPTPGWLSEEDLAQARSHLPMVYVEAIPVRLDGLGYVTEVGLLLQANDQAEMIRTFVSGRVMYRETVRAALIRHLEKDLGPFAMPQLPASPVPFTIAEYFPAPSETELTDDRQHAVALAYIIPVTGECNPRQDALELTWVSPQEALSPGLLNEFTGGRGNLLRQAMAHVCWGR, encoded by the coding sequence ATGAATGTTCGCACTCCTGACCCCACCCCCGGCTGGCTCTCGGAAGAGGACCTTGCCCAGGCCCGCAGCCACCTACCCATGGTTTATGTGGAGGCCATTCCCGTGCGACTCGACGGGCTCGGGTATGTCACGGAGGTCGGGTTGCTGCTCCAGGCCAACGACCAAGCCGAGATGATCCGTACCTTCGTCAGCGGACGCGTGATGTACAGAGAGACTGTCCGGGCGGCGCTCATCCGGCATCTGGAAAAAGACCTCGGTCCGTTCGCGATGCCGCAGCTCCCCGCAAGCCCCGTGCCGTTCACCATCGCTGAATACTTCCCCGCGCCGTCGGAAACCGAGCTGACAGATGACCGTCAACACGCCGTCGCACTGGCCTACATCATCCCCGTCACCGGGGAGTGCAATCCGCGCCAGGACGCCCTGGAACTCACCTGGGTGTCACCGCAGGAAGCCCTCAGCCCCGGACTGCTCAATGAATTCACCGGCGGTCGTGGGAACCTGCTCCGTCAAGCCATGGCTCACGTCTGCTGGGGGAGGTAA
- a CDS encoding ATP-binding cassette domain-containing protein, translating to MTADNRLQTTNHLTIRDVTKNFGTTQVLRGVSLDVQQGVTTAIVGPSGSGKTTLLRIIAGFEAPETGTVLLHDEMVAGGPKLVPAHRRNVGYVAQDGAIFPHLSVGENVAFGLDRKRFNRATAKDRVAELLDMVSLTADFYNRRPDELSGGQQQRVALARALAREPDLMLLDEPFSALDAGLRISTRKAVANVLAEADCTAILVTHDQAEALSFADQVAVMRDGILAQVGNPFVVYTRPADRQTAEFLGEAVVLDAELQGSLATCALGGIPVRRPTCQGRVKLMLRPEQIRIADGGPIHGIVLETDFFGPEITVKIQLDAHPDEEDCPHQEIISIRHWNIGLARIGTRLHLRVVGEGVAFPS from the coding sequence GTGACCGCAGACAACAGACTGCAGACCACCAACCATCTGACGATCCGCGACGTCACCAAAAACTTCGGCACCACCCAAGTGCTGCGTGGAGTGAGCCTGGACGTACAGCAGGGCGTGACCACCGCCATCGTGGGGCCCTCCGGATCCGGCAAAACCACGCTGCTGCGAATCATCGCGGGCTTCGAAGCACCAGAGACAGGCACCGTCCTCCTGCATGATGAAATGGTGGCGGGCGGCCCCAAGCTCGTCCCGGCACACCGCCGAAACGTGGGATACGTGGCCCAGGACGGAGCCATCTTCCCGCACCTGTCCGTCGGAGAAAACGTGGCGTTCGGGTTGGACCGGAAACGCTTCAACCGCGCCACTGCCAAGGACCGTGTGGCAGAGCTCCTGGACATGGTCTCCCTCACAGCCGACTTCTACAATCGCCGGCCCGACGAGCTCTCCGGGGGTCAACAGCAACGCGTAGCACTGGCCCGCGCGCTAGCCCGCGAACCGGACCTCATGCTTTTGGACGAACCGTTCTCCGCGCTCGACGCCGGACTGCGCATCTCCACTCGAAAAGCCGTTGCGAACGTCCTGGCCGAGGCAGACTGCACAGCAATTCTTGTCACCCACGACCAGGCAGAAGCCCTCTCCTTCGCCGATCAAGTCGCCGTCATGCGGGACGGCATTCTGGCCCAGGTGGGAAACCCGTTCGTGGTTTACACCCGCCCCGCAGACCGGCAGACCGCCGAATTCCTGGGCGAGGCAGTGGTCCTCGACGCCGAACTTCAAGGCTCCCTGGCCACCTGCGCCCTTGGCGGCATCCCCGTCCGCCGGCCCACGTGCCAGGGCCGCGTGAAACTCATGCTCCGCCCCGAACAAATCCGCATCGCGGACGGCGGCCCCATCCACGGCATCGTGCTCGAAACAGACTTCTTTGGACCCGAGATCACCGTGAAAATCCAATTGGACGCGCACCCAGATGAAGAGGATTGCCCACACCAGGAAATCATTTCGATCCGGCACTGGAACATCGGCCTCGCCCGGATAGGAACCAGGCTGCACCTGCGCGTCGTCGGCGAAGGCGTGGCGTTCCCCTCGTAG
- a CDS encoding ABC transporter permease, whose translation MSNKPGAGTTTARHPKGGWSKRSGPPVGVLTVGILISLGTLIPLGFVAVMTVNTGWETAYNLIVRPRVAHLLLNTVLLTLVTVPLCIAIGVLGAWLVERTSLPGAKAWALILAAPLAVPAFVNSYAWVSTIPSLSGLWSGVLISVLSYYPLVYIPTAAMLRRMDPAIEQSAASLGLGPWNVFRRVVLPQLWIPIIGGALLVGLHLLSEYGAFAMIRFETFTTAIMVQYQSTFNSSAANMLASVLVFLCLLLLLTETSIRGNARYARIGSGVASTPTILPLGRWRIPAIAVVVVITVLALGVPLVNVFRWLLAGGSRIWNTPELTTAVLQTLGYGLTGAIATTILAFPIAWLAVRYSGPATRFIEGLNYVTSSMPGIVVGLALITVTINFAFPLYQTAPVVIAAYVLLFMPRALVTLRTGLSQAPRELEEASRALGHSPLSSFFRVTLRLTAPAAAGGAALVFLAVSTELTATLLLAPTGVHTLATQFWSLTSEIDYAGAAPYALAMIVLSLPMTYLLYSQSQKAAGL comes from the coding sequence GTGAGCAATAAACCAGGGGCCGGCACGACGACGGCGCGTCACCCGAAGGGGGGCTGGAGCAAACGCTCCGGTCCCCCTGTGGGCGTACTCACCGTCGGAATCCTCATCAGCCTCGGCACGCTCATCCCCCTTGGATTCGTTGCCGTCATGACGGTCAACACCGGCTGGGAAACCGCCTATAACCTGATCGTCAGGCCACGCGTTGCTCACCTGCTGCTCAATACCGTGCTCCTCACCCTTGTCACAGTGCCGCTCTGCATCGCGATCGGTGTGTTGGGCGCTTGGCTGGTGGAACGCACGTCGTTGCCGGGCGCCAAGGCGTGGGCGCTGATCCTCGCAGCTCCACTGGCTGTCCCGGCGTTCGTCAATAGCTATGCCTGGGTCAGCACCATCCCCTCACTCTCAGGGCTGTGGTCCGGCGTCCTGATCTCCGTACTGTCCTACTACCCGCTGGTCTACATCCCCACCGCCGCGATGCTGCGCCGGATGGACCCGGCCATCGAACAGTCCGCGGCCTCTCTGGGGCTCGGCCCCTGGAACGTCTTCCGGCGCGTGGTCCTGCCACAGCTGTGGATCCCGATCATCGGCGGCGCACTCCTGGTGGGGCTGCACCTCCTGTCCGAATACGGCGCCTTCGCCATGATCCGCTTCGAAACGTTCACCACCGCGATCATGGTCCAGTACCAATCCACCTTCAACAGCTCCGCCGCAAACATGCTGGCCAGCGTCCTGGTGTTTCTCTGCCTGCTGCTCCTTCTCACCGAGACAAGCATCCGTGGAAACGCCCGCTACGCACGGATCGGCTCCGGCGTAGCCTCCACCCCCACCATCTTGCCCCTTGGCCGCTGGAGAATTCCGGCAATCGCCGTCGTCGTCGTCATCACCGTCCTAGCCCTCGGGGTCCCTCTGGTGAACGTATTTCGCTGGTTACTGGCCGGTGGGAGTCGCATCTGGAACACCCCTGAGCTCACGACGGCGGTCCTCCAGACACTCGGGTATGGGCTGACCGGCGCCATCGCAACCACAATCCTCGCGTTCCCCATTGCCTGGCTCGCCGTCCGGTACAGCGGACCAGCAACGCGCTTCATTGAAGGACTGAACTACGTCACCAGTTCCATGCCAGGGATTGTGGTCGGTCTGGCCCTGATCACCGTGACCATCAACTTTGCGTTCCCCCTGTACCAAACCGCGCCGGTTGTCATCGCCGCCTACGTGCTGCTGTTCATGCCACGCGCACTGGTCACCCTACGAACCGGCCTGTCGCAGGCACCGCGCGAACTCGAAGAAGCGTCCCGGGCACTTGGCCATTCACCACTGTCATCGTTCTTTCGGGTTACGCTTCGACTCACGGCGCCCGCCGCTGCCGGTGGCGCAGCCCTGGTGTTCCTTGCCGTCAGCACCGAACTCACCGCCACGCTGCTGTTGGCACCCACCGGGGTACATACCCTCGCCACCCAGTTCTGGTCGCTCACCTCCGAAATCGACTACGCCGGCGCCGCACCCTACGCGCTCGCCATGATCGTGCTCTCCCTGCCGATGACCTACCTGCTGTACTCACAGTCGCAAAAGGCCGCTGGACTATGA
- a CDS encoding iron ABC transporter substrate-binding protein, whose translation MNFRFKSASLVAIAAAAVLGLSACGSGETATENPNSSAESAGEITVYNAQHESMTKAWADAFTEETGIKVTLRKGSDTEMSNQIIAEGEKSPADVFITENSPAMAQLANEDLFDPISDTVTEQVPEQYRPSTDAWTGVAARSTVFVYNKDMLKEADLPKSIMDLAKPEWKGKWGASPSGADYQAIVSAMLELEGEEATAKWLEGMKENSKAYKGNSAVMKAVNAGEIAGGVIYHYYYFGDQAKTGENSGNVVQHYFKNEDPGAFVSVSGAGVLKSSENKEAAHKFVEYITSTEGQNMLSEGTDWEYPVGKDVEPREGLVPLEELEAPKVDPSKLNSEKVVELMTAAGLI comes from the coding sequence ATGAACTTCCGTTTCAAGTCAGCTTCGCTTGTTGCCATCGCAGCAGCCGCCGTCCTTGGGCTCAGCGCCTGTGGGTCCGGAGAGACCGCCACCGAGAATCCCAACAGCTCCGCTGAGAGCGCCGGCGAAATCACCGTCTACAACGCCCAGCACGAATCCATGACCAAAGCATGGGCCGATGCCTTCACCGAGGAAACCGGGATCAAGGTCACACTGCGCAAGGGCAGCGACACCGAGATGAGCAACCAGATCATTGCCGAAGGTGAGAAGTCTCCGGCAGACGTCTTCATCACGGAGAACTCCCCAGCCATGGCGCAGCTCGCCAACGAGGACCTCTTCGATCCCATCTCAGACACCGTCACGGAACAGGTCCCCGAACAGTACCGACCATCCACCGATGCCTGGACCGGCGTCGCCGCCCGCTCCACCGTGTTTGTCTACAACAAGGACATGCTCAAAGAAGCGGACCTGCCGAAGTCCATCATGGACTTGGCCAAGCCGGAGTGGAAAGGCAAATGGGGTGCCTCACCCTCAGGTGCTGACTACCAGGCCATCGTCTCCGCCATGCTGGAACTCGAAGGCGAAGAAGCCACGGCCAAATGGCTCGAAGGCATGAAGGAAAACTCAAAAGCATACAAGGGCAACAGCGCTGTCATGAAGGCCGTCAACGCCGGAGAAATCGCCGGCGGCGTGATCTACCACTACTACTACTTCGGCGACCAGGCCAAGACTGGTGAGAACTCCGGCAACGTAGTTCAGCACTACTTCAAGAACGAAGATCCGGGTGCGTTTGTCTCCGTCTCCGGCGCTGGCGTTCTGAAGTCATCGGAGAACAAGGAAGCTGCCCACAAGTTCGTTGAGTACATCACCTCCACAGAGGGCCAGAACATGCTCAGCGAAGGCACCGACTGGGAGTACCCAGTGGGCAAGGACGTTGAACCGCGCGAAGGACTCGTCCCGCTCGAAGAGCTTGAAGCACCCAAGGTTGACCCGTCCAAGCTCAACAGCGAAAAGGTCGTCGAACTCATGACGGCGGCAGGCCTAATCTAG
- a CDS encoding aminotransferase class V-fold PLP-dependent enzyme, with protein MSMNHDSVARGFDINAVRSRFTSLREGGFTFFDAPAGSQVPDEVGDAMARLMREASGNTGGYDPTAQTLTDLVTKSRERAAEFFGGDADNIAFGGSMTALTFILSRAATRHFEPGDEIIVTRLDHEGNVAPWRELAIDRDFVVRTCNLTEDFRIDVDHLGSLVTDRTKIIAFPWAANTVGSIADIAEICEIAHSVGAIAWVDAVHYAAHQKMDVRAVGADVVLASPYKLCGPHMGMAHLEPRVADQWRAYKVQAREEHPLGGRFENGTRPFELLAGLCASLDYIDSIGGFEAIEPYERSLAHHFLNTLSTDFTVYGPPLEQRVPTFLLTAPGIDAETISRKLVEERISVWKHNFNYEVGLPEVLPFKGEAVRVGIAHYNTFEEIDHLCSALAKIAK; from the coding sequence ATGTCTATGAATCACGACAGCGTTGCCCGCGGCTTCGATATCAACGCCGTCCGTTCCCGGTTCACTTCGCTCCGAGAGGGAGGGTTCACCTTTTTCGACGCCCCTGCCGGTAGCCAGGTTCCCGATGAGGTCGGGGACGCGATGGCAAGGCTGATGCGGGAAGCCAGTGGTAACACCGGCGGCTACGACCCTACTGCGCAAACACTCACCGACCTGGTGACGAAGTCGCGGGAACGCGCCGCCGAATTCTTCGGAGGCGACGCCGACAATATTGCTTTCGGCGGTAGCATGACAGCGCTTACCTTCATCCTCAGCCGTGCAGCTACGCGTCACTTTGAACCCGGCGACGAAATCATCGTCACGCGACTCGACCACGAAGGTAACGTCGCTCCCTGGAGAGAGCTCGCGATTGATCGGGACTTCGTGGTCCGGACGTGCAACCTGACCGAAGATTTTCGGATCGACGTGGACCACCTGGGGTCGCTGGTGACCGATCGAACGAAGATTATTGCGTTCCCGTGGGCTGCAAATACTGTTGGTTCAATCGCCGATATTGCTGAAATCTGCGAAATAGCACACTCAGTTGGGGCTATCGCGTGGGTCGACGCCGTGCATTATGCCGCTCATCAAAAGATGGACGTTCGTGCCGTCGGTGCGGATGTTGTCCTGGCGTCTCCTTACAAGCTCTGCGGCCCCCATATGGGCATGGCGCACCTTGAACCCCGGGTTGCCGATCAATGGCGTGCCTATAAAGTCCAAGCCCGAGAAGAGCACCCGTTGGGCGGCCGATTCGAAAATGGCACCCGACCGTTTGAACTTCTAGCCGGGCTGTGCGCTTCGCTCGATTACATCGACTCCATCGGCGGATTTGAAGCGATTGAACCCTACGAAAGGAGTCTTGCACACCATTTTTTGAATACTCTTTCAACGGACTTCACCGTATATGGCCCGCCTCTAGAGCAACGAGTACCGACCTTCTTGCTGACGGCTCCTGGCATAGATGCGGAGACGATTTCTCGGAAGCTCGTTGAAGAAAGAATCTCTGTCTGGAAGCACAATTTTAATTATGAGGTTGGGCTTCCTGAGGTACTTCCCTTTAAGGGGGAAGCCGTCCGGGTGGGGATCGCCCATTACAACACGTTCGAAGAGATTGATCATCTCTGCTCTGCGCTGGCTAAAATCGCTAAGTAG